The following proteins come from a genomic window of Gammaproteobacteria bacterium:
- a CDS encoding TonB-dependent receptor has protein sequence MNVLTKFSLHSVLAGIYASMAGTAAWAETIDSTNITLKEVVVSASKAGAGSILTPPSIETARQRINLIPGGVDIVDAETYKTGRATTLQDALGFSPGVFVQPRFGGEEARLSIRGSGLQRTFHLRGIKLMQDGVPLNLADGGGDFQAVEPLTARYIEVFRGANALQYGSTTLGGAINFVSPSGYDAPPVQARLETGSFGYLRGQASLAGVKEKSDYYVSLSHFSQDGFRDHARQNNQRLSGNYGLRLNDNLETRFYLSYVNTDSELPGNSTKAELETNPRLAAPANITGNYKRDFNLTRVSNKTVYHWGDQRLEAMLFYSYKDLFHPIFQVLDVASHDYGAELRYISHATLGGRKNILTVGFSPVRGTAKDDRFRNVNGARGARTNESQQTSANLDLYAENQHYIQPATALVAGAQLSRASRKLKDLFLADGADNSVDKVYYGVSPKLGVRHEINALSQVFANVSRSFEPPSFGELAGGPTVTPVRQQTATTLELGTRGASNGMRWDAAYYYARVKDELLSLTDPLGNPRGTINADATLHQGVELGLDATLIKRLVLRQTYMWNDFRFRNDPVFGNKELAGIPKHFYRADLLYRTPEGYYFGPNVEWSPGKYAVDHANTLFADAYALLGFKLGYRVDKGYAWFVEGKNLTNEKYAASTGVIANAMGLDSRQFLPGDGRAVYAGLEWRM, from the coding sequence ACCCTCCATCGAAACCGCCCGGCAGCGGATCAATCTTATCCCCGGCGGGGTCGACATTGTCGATGCCGAAACATACAAAACCGGGCGTGCCACCACATTGCAGGATGCGCTGGGCTTCTCGCCAGGTGTTTTTGTGCAGCCAAGATTCGGGGGAGAGGAGGCCCGGCTGTCGATACGTGGCTCCGGTCTTCAGCGTACCTTCCATCTGCGCGGCATCAAGCTGATGCAGGACGGCGTTCCGCTCAACCTGGCCGATGGCGGCGGTGATTTCCAGGCGGTGGAGCCGCTCACCGCGCGCTATATCGAAGTGTTCCGCGGTGCCAATGCGCTTCAATATGGTTCCACCACTCTTGGTGGCGCGATCAATTTTGTTTCACCTTCGGGGTATGATGCACCGCCCGTGCAGGCGCGGCTGGAGACTGGCAGTTTCGGCTACCTGCGCGGCCAGGCGAGCCTCGCCGGAGTGAAGGAAAAATCGGATTATTATGTTTCTCTCTCGCATTTTTCGCAGGATGGCTTCCGCGACCATGCCCGGCAGAACAACCAGCGCCTGTCAGGCAACTACGGCCTGCGCCTCAACGACAACCTTGAAACGCGATTTTATCTCAGCTACGTGAATACGGATTCGGAACTTCCCGGCAACTCGACCAAGGCCGAGCTTGAAACCAACCCGCGCCTCGCAGCGCCTGCAAATATTACGGGCAATTACAAGCGCGACTTCAACTTGACGCGCGTTTCCAATAAAACTGTCTATCACTGGGGTGACCAGCGCCTGGAGGCAATGCTGTTCTATTCGTACAAAGATCTGTTCCATCCAATTTTCCAGGTACTGGACGTGGCTTCACATGACTACGGCGCGGAACTGCGCTATATCTCGCACGCTACGCTGGGGGGGCGAAAGAATATTCTGACGGTCGGGTTTAGCCCGGTGCGCGGCACCGCAAAGGATGACCGCTTCAGGAACGTCAACGGCGCACGCGGGGCGCGCACCAACGAAAGCCAGCAGACCTCTGCAAACCTTGACCTGTATGCGGAGAATCAGCATTACATTCAACCCGCCACGGCCCTAGTTGCCGGGGCGCAGTTATCACGCGCCTCGCGCAAGCTGAAAGATCTGTTCCTCGCGGACGGCGCCGATAACAGCGTGGACAAGGTGTACTATGGCGTCAGCCCGAAACTCGGCGTGCGTCATGAGATCAATGCGCTGTCCCAGGTGTTTGCCAATGTGAGCCGCAGCTTCGAGCCACCCTCGTTCGGAGAGCTGGCCGGTGGCCCCACGGTGACGCCGGTCAGGCAACAGACTGCAACCACACTGGAGTTGGGCACGCGCGGGGCATCGAACGGCATGCGCTGGGATGCGGCGTATTACTATGCGCGGGTCAAGGATGAGTTATTGAGCCTTACCGATCCGCTGGGTAACCCGCGCGGCACTATCAACGCGGATGCCACTTTACACCAAGGCGTCGAGTTGGGCCTTGATGCCACACTCATCAAGCGTTTGGTACTGCGTCAGACCTATATGTGGAACGACTTCCGCTTCAGAAACGATCCTGTGTTCGGCAATAAGGAACTGGCCGGCATCCCAAAACATTTTTACCGCGCCGATCTCCTCTACCGTACCCCTGAAGGGTATTATTTCGGACCCAACGTAGAGTGGTCGCCGGGCAAATATGCCGTGGATCACGCCAACACCCTGTTCGCCGATGCCTATGCACTGCTGGGGTTCAAACTGGGCTATCGGGTGGACAAAGGATACGCCTGGTTTGTCGAGGGCAAAAATCTCACCAATGAAAAGTATGCGGCCTCCACGGGCGTCATCGCAAACGCCATGGGGTTGGATTCCCGCCAGTTTCTTCCCGGCGACGGCAGGGCAGTTTACGCTGGCCTCGAATGGCGCATGTAG
- a CDS encoding transporter: protein MQKSAYAAVSAITALWLVVSVPTAHASCGSANCFLVTGTQDGIANPGQLIMDLSYRFIPMSRAQQGSERAPEALTPGIDFGKGEIEPNHHREVRTNNELMQLDLSYGVTRKFAVTLAMPLMNNRLHEHFVIEEHAGVKEEHFSSQTFSGLGDLRLIGKYALHTSIRHLLVAGAGIKAPTGEYKLLNSSGAINEPTVMPGTGSWDGLVSAYYAYQIKPHRMDAFASASYQLTTKNDLDYRFGNTLLVNGGVNYLFNVAEKALTASLQINMRQAPRDEFKGYNVPSTGGTWTYLTPGIKAQASDSTVLYAHVQLPIYQYVNETNLVPRYGLIMGVSHSF, encoded by the coding sequence ATGCAAAAATCAGCTTATGCCGCAGTGAGCGCTATAACCGCCTTGTGGCTAGTCGTGAGCGTGCCCACTGCCCATGCCAGTTGCGGCTCGGCCAACTGTTTTCTTGTTACCGGCACGCAGGATGGCATCGCCAATCCGGGGCAGCTCATTATGGACTTGTCCTACCGATTCATCCCGATGAGCCGCGCCCAGCAGGGCAGCGAGCGCGCCCCGGAAGCGTTGACGCCGGGCATCGATTTCGGCAAGGGCGAGATTGAACCCAATCACCACCGCGAGGTGCGCACGAATAATGAATTGATGCAGCTGGACCTCAGCTACGGCGTTACCCGCAAATTTGCTGTGACGCTCGCCATGCCACTAATGAACAATCGCCTGCATGAACACTTCGTCATCGAGGAACACGCCGGGGTCAAGGAAGAACATTTCTCATCCCAAACCTTCAGCGGCCTGGGTGACCTGCGCCTGATCGGCAAATATGCCTTGCATACCAGCATCAGGCATCTGCTGGTCGCAGGAGCGGGCATTAAGGCGCCGACCGGCGAATACAAACTCCTCAATAGCAGCGGCGCCATCAACGAACCCACTGTCATGCCCGGCACCGGCTCGTGGGACGGCCTGGTTTCGGCTTATTACGCCTATCAGATCAAGCCACACCGCATGGATGCCTTTGCCTCCGCTTCGTATCAACTCACCACAAAAAATGACCTGGATTACAGGTTTGGCAACACCTTGCTCGTCAATGGCGGGGTGAATTATCTCTTCAATGTCGCGGAAAAAGCGCTTACCGCCAGCCTGCAGATCAACATGCGCCAGGCTCCGCGGGATGAGTTCAAGGGATACAATGTGCCCAGCACCGGCGGCACCTGGACCTACCTCACGCCCGGCATAAAGGCGCAGGCCTCGGATAGCACGGTGCTTTACGCCCATGTGCAATTGCCCATTTATCAGTATGTGAATGAAACAAACCTGGTGCCGCGCTATGGTTTGATAATGGGAGTTTCGCATAGCTTTTGA
- a CDS encoding HPF/RaiA family ribosome-associated protein, with translation MKLPLQITARDVSLSETAETAIREKAAKLDTFYDKIMACRVLVEAPHRSQHQGVLYNVRIDLTVPGSELVVKRESHEDIYVAIRDAFDAARRQLQDFVQRQRGEVKAHQYE, from the coding sequence ATGAAACTACCTTTGCAGATTACCGCCCGCGATGTCTCCCTGTCTGAAACAGCCGAAACAGCCATCCGTGAGAAAGCCGCCAAGCTGGACACATTCTACGACAAAATCATGGCGTGCCGCGTGCTGGTGGAGGCGCCGCACCGCAGCCAGCACCAGGGCGTACTCTACAATGTGCGCATTGACCTGACCGTGCCTGGTTCGGAGTTGGTGGTAAAACGCGAATCTCATGAGGATATTTACGTGGCAATCCGCGACGCTTTTGATGCGGCACGGCGCCAGTTGCAGGATTTTGTACAACGTCAGCGAGGTGAAGTGAAGGCTCACCAGTACGAATAG
- the birA gene encoding bifunctional biotin--[acetyl-CoA-carboxylase] ligase/biotin operon repressor BirA: MQPLYQLLRILSDGHFHSGEALGATLGMGRSAVWKHLKTLAEWDIVLHAVSGKGYRLAHSLELLDRDAILCFVPEEARALLPDLEIHHDIDSTNRHLMQKGRLGALSGQVCLAERQQAGRGRRGRAWISPFGANIYLSVLWRFALSPESLSGLGLAVGVAVTRALQDAGMPDVELKWPNDILWQGRKLAGILLEMTGELSGACSVVVGIGLNVRMPRQTPAMIDQPWVDMETALDAPVSRNEVAGRLLRHLALALRQFEADGLSAFHGEWMRLDAANGKPVTLQLHNDSITGVGRGIDASGALILDDNGVIRHFPYGEVSLRMVS; this comes from the coding sequence ATGCAACCGCTTTATCAACTTCTCCGCATCCTCTCCGACGGGCATTTTCACTCCGGTGAAGCGCTGGGCGCGACATTGGGTATGGGCCGTAGCGCAGTCTGGAAACACCTGAAAACCCTCGCAGAGTGGGATATCGTTCTGCATGCAGTGTCTGGCAAGGGTTACCGCCTTGCTCATTCCCTGGAATTGCTGGACCGTGATGCCATTCTCTGTTTCGTGCCTGAGGAGGCGCGCGCCCTGTTGCCGGATCTGGAAATCCATCATGATATCGACTCCACCAATCGCCATTTGATGCAGAAAGGAAGGCTGGGAGCACTCTCCGGACAAGTCTGCCTGGCGGAACGCCAGCAAGCCGGGCGCGGGCGGCGCGGCAGGGCGTGGATATCTCCCTTTGGCGCCAACATCTACCTTTCCGTTTTGTGGCGCTTTGCGCTGAGCCCAGAGTCTCTGTCGGGGTTGGGACTAGCCGTGGGGGTGGCGGTAACGCGCGCACTGCAAGACGCAGGGATGCCGGATGTGGAGCTGAAGTGGCCTAATGATATTCTATGGCAGGGGCGCAAGCTGGCCGGCATATTGCTGGAGATGACAGGTGAACTCTCCGGTGCGTGCAGCGTGGTGGTGGGCATAGGCCTGAACGTGCGCATGCCGCGCCAAACACCGGCTATGATAGATCAGCCGTGGGTCGACATGGAGACGGCGCTGGATGCCCCTGTATCACGCAACGAGGTCGCCGGACGATTGCTGCGGCACCTGGCACTGGCGTTGCGCCAATTTGAAGCAGACGGCTTATCCGCATTTCATGGTGAATGGATGCGGCTTGATGCCGCCAATGGCAAACCGGTAACCTTGCAGTTGCACAATGACTCCATAACAGGCGTGGGGCGAGGTATTGATGCCTCCGGCGCGCTGATTCTGGATGATAATGGTGTCATACGGCATTTTCCGTATGGCGAAGTAAGTTTAAGGATGGTTTCTTGA
- a CDS encoding type III pantothenate kinase — MLLVDAGNTRIKWASVEHDALDFSDTGCAARPEESFHSFADETWGALPRPDRVVVANVAGQSFGDKLAAWVKKTWELRAEFVVPQRTAFGIRNAYVEPGKLGVDRWAAMVAAYHHVKGAACIIDCGTAITIDILTKNGEHQGGLIVPGLAMMRNALVDNTKGIAQESPRATGTATILARDTQGGVQGGTLYAAVAVIDRVVADVATEIRGEMTCVITGGDAPALLVLLAGAYRHEPDLVLQGLAIIATKTP, encoded by the coding sequence ATGTTATTAGTGGATGCTGGTAATACCCGTATCAAATGGGCCAGCGTTGAGCATGATGCTCTCGATTTTAGCGATACGGGGTGCGCCGCTCGGCCCGAAGAAAGTTTCCACAGCTTCGCGGATGAAACCTGGGGCGCACTTCCCCGGCCTGACCGCGTGGTGGTCGCGAACGTGGCGGGGCAGTCGTTTGGCGACAAGCTGGCGGCATGGGTAAAAAAGACATGGGAGTTGCGCGCCGAGTTTGTAGTGCCTCAGCGTACCGCCTTTGGCATACGCAATGCCTATGTCGAGCCGGGCAAGCTGGGAGTAGACCGCTGGGCGGCGATGGTCGCCGCTTATCATCACGTGAAAGGCGCGGCCTGCATTATTGATTGCGGCACGGCAATCACCATAGACATTCTGACCAAGAACGGCGAGCACCAGGGCGGGCTGATCGTGCCGGGGCTGGCAATGATGCGCAATGCCCTTGTGGACAACACCAAAGGCATAGCACAGGAATCACCTCGTGCGACCGGCACGGCAACTATTCTGGCGCGCGACACCCAGGGCGGCGTTCAGGGCGGCACGCTGTACGCAGCCGTAGCGGTCATTGACCGCGTCGTTGCCGACGTTGCCACAGAGATTCGCGGGGAGATGACATGCGTGATCACCGGCGGTGATGCCCCCGCCCTCCTCGTGCTTCTCGCGGGCGCCTATCGTCATGAGCCAGACCTGGTATTGCAAGGATTGGCGATTATCGCAACGAAGACGCCATGA
- a CDS encoding nitrate reductase cytochrome c-type subunit: protein MKNTITKAALTACLAGLMSIAQAADGIAESDMGLSKASVFDVPAPAPFNYEGVMPGGNPVYKRAYPGAPPQIPHNIELMIPVKATVNYCLSCHGRAEQLSQPLQGKPTPIPASHYTDLRHVPEKVGSKVVGARYVCTQCHVPQADVQPLVKNKF from the coding sequence ATGAAGAATACAATCACAAAAGCAGCACTGACTGCCTGTCTGGCAGGCTTGATGAGCATCGCCCAAGCGGCTGACGGCATCGCCGAGAGTGACATGGGGCTGAGCAAGGCCAGCGTGTTTGATGTGCCCGCCCCGGCGCCGTTCAACTACGAGGGGGTGATGCCGGGTGGCAACCCTGTATATAAACGTGCCTACCCCGGCGCACCGCCGCAGATTCCGCACAATATTGAATTGATGATACCGGTAAAAGCGACCGTCAATTACTGCCTGAGCTGCCACGGCCGTGCGGAGCAGCTCAGCCAGCCGTTACAGGGCAAGCCCACGCCTATTCCAGCCAGCCACTATACTGATCTGCGCCATGTGCCCGAAAAGGTCGGTAGCAAGGTGGTCGGCGCGCGTTATGTCTGCACCCAGTGTCATGTGCCGCAAGCGGACGTCCAACCGCTAGTAAAGAACAAGTTTTGA
- the napA gene encoding nitrate reductase catalytic subunit NapA gives MSITRRDFLKTCLAAAAAASVGISLSPAAQAAARKIDEGWRWDKGVCRFCGVGCGIQIATKNGRIVATKGDPDSPVNRGLNCIKGYFNGKILYGEDRLTQPLLRMKDGKFNKKGDFVPVSWERAFDEMEMQFKRAYRELGPTGVAVMGSGQYTIQEGYAAVKLMKAGFRSNNIDPNARHCMASAVAGFMQTFGIDEPSGNYDDIEETDTMVLWGANMAEMHPILWTRIVDRRLSNEKVRIVNLSTYSNMSSDMADLEIIFKPQTDLAIQNFIAREIIKRDAVNWDFVKKHCAFATGPYDIGYGMRDNDKFAFDAEKDTQAKQLQISLDAAEAIGQRRKAGEQVVQANSNSAGKHWLIEFEHFKQALEPYTLDFVAELAKGDADEPLAQFKAKLQQLADYYIEDQRKVVSFWTMGFNQHQRGTWANEQAYMNHLLLGKQASPGNGAFSLTGQPSACGTAREVGTFAHRLPADMVVDNPKHRAFVEEIWKLPAKTLNPKVGSHITKIMRDLEDGSVKWLWVQVCNPFQGTANANHWIKAAREMDNFIVVADAYPGISTKVADLVLPAAMIFEKWGAYGNAERRTQMWREQVPPPGQARSDIWQILEFSKRFKLKEVWGEQAIPGLKDEGFAPNTMPDVLDSARQMGYSPDSTLYDVLFATAENKKIKWPDPIAKGHDNHTVKVLGDGWFVEKALLEEYTRLGRGHGHDLAPFDLYMHDDVRGLRWPVIDGKETKWRFNEAYDPYVTKGSGFEFYGDAMKSLPSGDLDAITNRELVKLDGKAKIFFRPYAAPVEQPDGDYNMWLCTGRVLEHWHSGTMTRRVPELHRAVPTAMLYMHPRDAEAHGLKRKDVAWVESRRGKIKALVETHGGRNRMPRGTVFVPWFDEGVFINKLTLDATCPISKQIDFKKCAVKVYKA, from the coding sequence ATGAGCATTACCCGTCGCGATTTTTTAAAAACCTGTCTAGCCGCTGCCGCGGCAGCCAGTGTCGGCATTTCCCTGAGTCCAGCCGCCCAGGCGGCGGCGCGTAAGATCGATGAGGGTTGGCGCTGGGATAAGGGCGTGTGTCGGTTCTGCGGTGTCGGCTGCGGCATCCAGATCGCCACCAAGAACGGTCGTATCGTCGCCACCAAGGGCGACCCCGACTCACCCGTCAATCGCGGCCTCAACTGTATCAAGGGCTATTTCAACGGCAAGATCCTCTACGGTGAAGACCGCTTGACCCAGCCATTGCTGCGCATGAAGGATGGCAAGTTCAATAAGAAAGGCGACTTCGTGCCGGTCTCCTGGGAGCGCGCCTTCGACGAGATGGAGATGCAATTCAAGCGGGCCTATCGCGAACTGGGTCCCACCGGCGTGGCGGTGATGGGCTCCGGCCAGTACACCATTCAGGAAGGTTACGCAGCTGTGAAGCTGATGAAGGCCGGTTTTCGCAGCAACAACATCGACCCAAATGCACGGCACTGCATGGCCTCGGCCGTGGCCGGTTTCATGCAGACCTTTGGTATCGACGAGCCTTCTGGTAATTACGACGATATCGAAGAGACCGACACCATGGTGCTGTGGGGCGCCAACATGGCTGAGATGCATCCCATCCTGTGGACACGCATCGTCGATCGCCGCCTGTCGAACGAGAAGGTGCGCATCGTCAATCTCAGCACCTACAGCAATATGTCGTCCGACATGGCCGACCTGGAGATCATCTTCAAGCCGCAGACCGATCTGGCGATTCAGAATTTCATCGCCCGCGAGATCATCAAGCGCGATGCGGTCAACTGGGACTTCGTCAAGAAACACTGCGCCTTCGCCACCGGCCCTTACGATATCGGTTACGGCATGCGCGACAACGACAAGTTTGCCTTTGATGCTGAAAAAGACACCCAGGCCAAACAACTTCAGATCAGCCTCGACGCCGCCGAGGCCATCGGCCAACGACGCAAGGCGGGTGAGCAGGTAGTGCAGGCCAACAGTAATTCAGCCGGCAAACACTGGCTGATCGAATTCGAACATTTCAAACAGGCGCTCGAACCTTACACCCTGGATTTCGTCGCCGAACTGGCCAAGGGTGATGCCGACGAACCGTTGGCCCAGTTCAAGGCCAAGCTGCAACAGCTGGCCGATTACTATATCGAGGATCAGCGCAAGGTGGTGTCGTTCTGGACCATGGGGTTCAACCAGCATCAGCGCGGCACCTGGGCCAACGAGCAGGCGTACATGAATCATCTCTTGCTGGGCAAGCAGGCCAGCCCGGGCAACGGCGCCTTTTCGCTCACCGGCCAGCCCTCGGCCTGCGGCACCGCTCGCGAAGTGGGCACCTTCGCCCATCGCCTGCCTGCCGACATGGTGGTCGACAATCCCAAGCATCGTGCCTTCGTCGAAGAGATCTGGAAGTTACCGGCCAAGACACTCAACCCCAAGGTCGGCAGCCACATCACCAAGATCATGCGCGATCTGGAAGACGGCTCGGTCAAATGGCTGTGGGTCCAGGTCTGTAATCCGTTTCAGGGTACGGCCAATGCCAATCACTGGATTAAGGCTGCGCGCGAAATGGATAACTTTATCGTGGTGGCTGACGCCTATCCCGGTATCTCGACCAAGGTGGCTGATCTGGTTTTACCCGCAGCGATGATCTTCGAAAAGTGGGGCGCCTACGGCAATGCCGAGCGCCGCACACAGATGTGGCGCGAGCAAGTGCCGCCGCCCGGCCAGGCGCGCAGTGATATCTGGCAGATTTTGGAATTCTCCAAACGCTTCAAATTGAAAGAGGTGTGGGGCGAGCAGGCCATCCCCGGCCTCAAAGACGAGGGCTTTGCCCCCAACACGATGCCCGATGTGCTCGACTCTGCCAGGCAGATGGGCTATTCACCCGACAGCACGCTGTACGATGTGCTGTTCGCCACTGCCGAAAATAAAAAGATCAAGTGGCCCGACCCAATCGCCAAGGGGCACGACAATCACACGGTCAAAGTGCTGGGCGACGGCTGGTTTGTGGAGAAAGCGCTGCTCGAAGAATATACCCGCTTGGGCCGCGGCCATGGCCATGATCTGGCACCCTTCGATCTCTACATGCACGACGACGTGCGCGGTCTGCGCTGGCCGGTGATCGATGGCAAGGAAACCAAGTGGCGCTTCAACGAAGCCTATGACCCCTATGTCACCAAGGGCAGCGGCTTTGAATTCTACGGTGATGCGATGAAGTCCCTTCCCAGTGGTGACCTCGACGCCATCACCAACAGGGAGCTGGTCAAGCTCGACGGCAAGGCCAAGATATTCTTCCGCCCCTATGCCGCGCCGGTGGAACAACCGGATGGAGACTACAACATGTGGCTCTGCACCGGCCGGGTGTTGGAGCACTGGCACAGCGGCACCATGACCCGCCGCGTGCCGGAGTTGCACCGCGCCGTGCCCACCGCCATGTTGTACATGCATCCGCGGGATGCCGAGGCGCATGGCCTCAAGCGCAAGGACGTGGCCTGGGTCGAATCCCGCCGCGGCAAGATTAAGGCGCTGGTGGAAACCCATGGTGGCCGAAATCGCATGCCGCGTGGCACGGTGTTCGTGCCATGGTTCGACGAAGGGGTGTTTATCAACAAGCTGACCTTGGATGCCACCTGTCCGATCTCGAAACAGATTGACTTCAAGAAGTGCGCCGTCAAGGTCTACAAGGCCTGA
- a CDS encoding chaperone NapD, with amino-acid sequence MNLSAILVVSFPAQVESCMARLDTLPGVAVHHSDPATGKIVVIQEAASTDAEVEGLKRIKALNEVLMAEMIYHYFEGDETLETAMPAGLDEFQGLGELPEFLNPRKE; translated from the coding sequence ATGAATTTATCCGCCATTCTCGTCGTCAGCTTTCCGGCTCAAGTGGAGAGCTGTATGGCCCGGCTCGACACGCTACCTGGTGTCGCCGTCCACCATTCCGATCCTGCCACGGGCAAGATAGTCGTGATCCAAGAGGCCGCTTCAACTGACGCCGAGGTCGAAGGCTTGAAACGCATCAAGGCGCTGAACGAGGTTTTGATGGCGGAAATGATCTACCATTATTTTGAGGGCGATGAGACGCTGGAAACAGCGATGCCCGCTGGTCTCGATGAGTTTCAGGGGCTGGGAGAATTACCCGAGTTCTTGAATCCGCGCAAGGAATAA
- the tldD gene encoding metalloprotease TldD, with amino-acid sequence MNTSLDIARHILLAPSGLTEADLHGVLGQVLTHAVDSADLYFQATHYESWSLEDGIVKEGSYSIDRGVGVRAISGEKTGFAYSDEIALPALTEAAFAARAIARSGQQHRVKALSAVAGHRLYLPTNPLGTLPEQDKVALLESLDAEARKQDPRVKQVMVSLAGVYDVVLVAASDGTLAADVRPLVRVNVSVIVEQDGRREQGSSGGGARAGYEFFSGDGRALGYAREAVRQALVNLDARAAPAGAMQVVLGPGWPGVLLHEAIGHGLEGDFNRKGTSAFAGRIGERVASPLCTVVDDGTLDSRRGSLNVDDEGTPTQRTVLIENGILKGYMQDKMNARLMGVAPTGNGRRESYAHLPMPRMTNTYMLAGEHDPQEIIASVKNGLYAVNFGGGQVDITSGKFVFSASEAYMIEDGKITYPVKGATLIGNGPDVLTRVSMVGNDLKLDTGVGTCGKEGQSVPVGVGQPTLRVDGLTVGGTSAS; translated from the coding sequence ATGAATACATCGCTTGATATTGCCCGCCACATTCTGCTTGCCCCTTCGGGCCTTACCGAGGCGGACCTGCACGGCGTGCTGGGCCAGGTGTTGACTCACGCGGTAGACAGCGCTGATCTCTACTTCCAGGCCACGCATTACGAATCCTGGTCGCTGGAAGATGGCATCGTCAAGGAAGGCAGTTACAGCATAGATCGCGGCGTTGGCGTGCGCGCCATCAGCGGTGAAAAAACCGGCTTCGCCTATTCCGATGAGATCGCTCTGCCCGCGCTGACCGAGGCCGCCTTCGCCGCGCGTGCCATCGCCCGTAGTGGGCAGCAACATCGGGTAAAAGCCTTGTCAGCCGTCGCAGGGCATCGCTTGTATTTGCCTACGAATCCGCTTGGAACCTTGCCCGAGCAAGATAAAGTGGCCTTGCTGGAGTCGCTGGACGCAGAGGCGCGCAAGCAGGATCCGCGCGTCAAGCAGGTAATGGTCAGCCTCGCGGGCGTCTATGACGTGGTACTGGTGGCCGCGTCCGACGGCACACTGGCTGCCGATGTGCGTCCGCTGGTACGCGTCAACGTGAGCGTGATCGTCGAACAAGATGGCCGTCGTGAGCAAGGGTCAAGCGGTGGTGGTGCGCGTGCCGGTTACGAATTTTTTTCAGGAGACGGGCGTGCTCTGGGCTATGCGCGCGAAGCAGTGCGGCAGGCGCTGGTCAACCTCGATGCGCGCGCCGCGCCTGCCGGCGCCATGCAAGTGGTGCTCGGGCCGGGCTGGCCGGGTGTGTTGCTGCACGAGGCGATCGGCCACGGACTGGAAGGAGACTTCAACCGCAAAGGCACCTCCGCGTTCGCCGGGCGCATCGGCGAACGCGTCGCCTCCCCACTGTGTACCGTGGTGGACGACGGCACCCTGGACAGCCGCCGCGGTTCGCTCAATGTCGATGACGAAGGCACCCCCACGCAACGCACCGTGCTCATCGAAAACGGCATTCTCAAGGGCTACATGCAAGACAAAATGAACGCCCGCCTGATGGGTGTCGCCCCTACCGGCAACGGCCGTCGCGAGTCCTACGCCCACCTCCCTATGCCGCGCATGACCAACACCTACATGCTGGCCGGCGAGCATGATCCACAAGAAATCATTGCCTCGGTGAAAAACGGCCTGTATGCCGTCAACTTCGGTGGCGGCCAGGTCGACATCACCTCCGGCAAATTCGTCTTCTCGGCGAGCGAAGCTTACATGATCGAAGACGGTAAAATCACCTATCCCGTCAAAGGCGCCACCCTCATCGGCAACGGCCCCGACGTACTCACCCGCGTCAGCATGGTCGGCAACGACCTGAAGCTTGATACAGGCGTCGGCACCTGCGGCAAGGAAGGCCAGAGCGTACCGGTCGGCGTGGGACAGCCGACGCTAAGGGTGGATGGACTCACCGTGGGCGGGACGAGCGCTTCGTAA